In Effusibacillus lacus, the genomic stretch CAAAATACAAAGAGGCAGGGAGAAAACGGATCGAGATCAAAGCCTTCTTTGACAAGGACTGCCAGTCCGTCAATCGACTTTCGTAGATCGGTGCTGCCGC encodes the following:
- the tnpB gene encoding IS66 family insertion sequence element accessory protein TnpB, whose amino-acid sequence is MLSEVHVDRVYLACGSTDLRKSIDGLAVLVKEGFDLDPFSPCLFVF